Proteins co-encoded in one Lasioglossum baleicum chromosome 3, iyLasBale1, whole genome shotgun sequence genomic window:
- the Ich gene encoding zinc finger protein ichor produces the protein MARGGKRGSLVVDSRTIRPRGAVGGCSTPGSRVDPWWNPGPLFPSTPGPPRIDEGAPDNGNGGYQFCNPGNRNTSSPSQQSQQQQQQQHHHHHHHHSNQQRQQSSHHQPNQSNGSRNVCTSYGIASTASSSCSPSSLGHVATVARGANAVGSSTSAYGIASASPEPSSASNLILSALLTTTSSSNSIRAAPVSTGHSNNALTTSLSSSNARSIGHGGLSSADSLNGILSSLNVRIKTEEYSEIRPEERRAANPTTLSSSSSSLSSSSASAFNASLLSSLLSTSRISSGHCRSDGDEDILSRSCIKLEYPSTDTQQSQEPSQEERTVVRAIKVEYPLSQSSQDVLDTEDEELTATSPYDIISGNPGGRCLQKQQPSACGGKSQTASLVKNVVVPNCTGVVSPNSDIVIDMKYETQSGPPAAPPHLTSSGVEPPHSSQGTGIVVGGSPAEVVGVDSLLLSPWGATGPDFLEPPDVKQTAAGLQDAWDTILLNSSVGVASAQSLAELKPLPPFTGYTGHLSINGIPGHHYHTIASSAQRPSLPSSSPTSSSNQEYYESPVVSSSTPCPQGSQKQQQQQHHQHQQQQQQQQHHHHQQQQLPQSTQQVEYDIEDIAEIIGSAIADTTVPGGGNGAGSEHDPDASRDWIDIAEWIDTACSPKAQETTSPSPYSQIYATATPSNQAQQHGSTLQSLLTHGYAPLLNARLQAANAGLQNASCGETPSSTSPYPPVSPPGRVSTSCSPDHLLHSSFAAPSHPRKRSRPTPGSQNPSKKSPGAGATALPYGTESGLIGGKEKPVHRCSICNRGFLNKSNIKVHLRTHTGEKPFRCEVCAKAFRQKAHLIKHQQIHKRIGRD, from the exons ATGGCGAGAGGAGGGAAACGAGGCAGCCTCGTGGTGGACAGCCGGACCATAC GTCCTCGCGGCGCCGTTGGCGGTTGCAGCACCCCCGGCAGTAGAGTGGATCCCTGGTGGAATCCTGGTCCCCTCTTCCCCTCGACCCCTGGGCCCCCAAGGATCGACGAGGGGGCACCGGACAACGGGAACGGTGGTTATCAGTTCTGCAACCCGGGTAACCGTAACACGAGCAGCCCGTCGCAGCAGtcccagcaacagcagcagcagcagcaccaccaccaccaccaccatcattCGAATCAACAACGGCAGCAGTCGTCGCATCACCAGCCGAATCAGTCGAACGGCTCGAGGAACGTGTGCACGAGCTACGGGATCGCCTCGACTGCGTCCTCTTCGTGCTCGCCGTCGAGCCTCGGCCACGTGGCGACGGTAGCGCGTGGAGCTAATGCCGTAGGTTCGTCGACGAGCGCGTACGGCATCGCTTCAGCATCCCCGGAGCCTTCATCGGCTAGCAATCTGATCCTGTCGGCGTTGTTGACGACCACGTCTTCGAGCAACAGCATCCGAGCCGCTCCGGTTAGCACCGGGCATAGCAACAACGCGTTGACGACGTCCCTGAGCTCATCGAACGCGAGGAGCATCGGCCACGGAGGTTTATCGTCGGCTGACTCGTTGAACGGCATCTTATCGTCGCTAAACGTGCGGATCAAGACGGAGGAGTATTCGGAGATCCGACCAGAGGAGCGAAGAGCGGCAAATCCGACGACCCTTTCATCATCGTCTTCATCATTGTCTTCGTCCTCTGCATCCGCGTTCAACGCCTCCCTTTTAAGCTCCCTGTTGTCGACGTCGCGAATCTCGTCGGGCCATTGCCGGAGCGACGGCGACGAGGACATCCTCTCGAGGTCCTGCATCAAGCTCGAGTATCCGTCCACGGATACCCAACAGAGCCAAGAACCGTCGCAGGAGGAGCGGACCGTGGTGCGCGCCATCAAGGTCGAGTATCCTCTCAGCCAATCGTCGCAGGACGTTCTGGATACCGAGGACGAGGAACTAACCGCCACGTCACCCTACGACATTATCAGCGGAAACCCCGGCGGCAGGTGTCTGCAGAAACAACAGCCGTCCGCCTGCGGTGGCAAGAGCCAAACGGCTTCGTTGGTGAAGAACGTGGTCGTGCCAAACTGTACGGGCGTAGTTTCACCGAACTCCGACATCGTGATCGACATGAAGTACGAGACTCAGTCCGGTCCGCCGGCGGCGCCGCCGCATTTAACATCATCGGGGGTCGAGCCACCCCATAGTAGTCAGGGAACAGGCATAGTTGTTGGAGGATCGCCAGCGGAGGTGGTCGGCGTGGACAGTTTGCTTCTGTCGCCATGGGGAGCGACCGGACCGGACTTCCTCGAGCCTCCGGATGTCAAGCAAACGGCAGCTGGTCTGCAGGATGCATGGGACACTATTCTCCTGAACTCGTCGGTCGGAGTTGCCTCGGCGCAATCTTTGGCAGAGTTGAAGCCTCTACCGCCGTTCACAGGCTACACGGGACACCTGAGCATCAACGGCATACCCGGCCACCACTATCACACGATAGCGTCGTCCGCGCAACGGCCTTCGTTACCATCCTCCTCCCCCACGTCGTCCTCGAACCAAGAGTACTACGAGTCGCCGGTGGTGTCCTCGAGCACGCCTTGCCCGCAGGGCAGCcagaagcagcaacagcaacaacaccATCAGCaccaacagcaacaacagcagcagcagcaccatCATCACCAACAGCAGCAGCTACCGCAATCGACGCAACAGGTGGAATACGACATCGAAGATATCGCGGAGATCATTGGCTCGGCGATAGCGGACACCACGGTTCCCGGAGGCGGGAACGGAGCAGGCTCGGAGCACGATCCTGACGCGTCGCGCGACTGGATAGACATCGCCGAATGGATCGACACCGCCTGCTCACCGAAGGCTCAGGAAACCACATCGCCCAGCCCGTACTCGCAAATCTACGCAACAGCGACGCCCTCGAACCAGGCGCAACAACACGGCTCGACCTTGCAGAGTCTGTTGACGCACGGGTACGCGCCGCTGCTGAACGCCAGGTTACAAGCCGCGAACGCCGGCCTTCAAAACGCATCCTGCGGCGAGACACCATCCTCCACGAGTCCCTATCCACCTGTTAGCCCGCCGGGCAGAGTCTCGACCTCCTGCAGCCCGGACCACCTGTTGCACTCGTCGTTCGCGGCTCCCTCGCATCCGAGAAAGAGGTCGCGACCTACTCCCGGCTCGCAGAACCCCTCGAAGAAGAGCCCCGGCGCCGGAGCCACCGCGCTGCCTTACGGGACCGAGTCCGGTCTGATCGGCGGCAAGGAGAAGCCCGTTCATAGATGCTCCATCTGCAACCGGGGATTCCTGAACAAGAGCAACATCAAGGTCCACCTTAGAACCCACACCGGCGAGAAACCGTTCAGGTGCGAGGTCTGCGCCAAGGCGTTCCGACAGAAAGCGCATCTGATCAAGCACCAACAGATCCACAAGAGGATCGGCAGGGACTAG